The Streptomyces europaeiscabiei genome window below encodes:
- a CDS encoding ABC transporter permease → MSFWEYVGSYHEKLLFDAYQHASAVFQCMVVATVVGVLIGVVTYRREWAAGLATTTTATLLTIPSLAMIGLLIPVVGLGVAPTVIALTLYGLLPVVRNAIVGLRGVDPALVDAAKGIGMSRPLRLLRVELPLAWPPILTGIRVSTQMLMGIAAIAAYASGPGLGNEIFRGIASLGSANALNQVLAGTLGIVALALMFDAAYVLIGRLTIPRGIRG, encoded by the coding sequence GTGAGCTTCTGGGAGTACGTCGGCAGCTACCACGAGAAGCTGCTGTTCGACGCGTACCAACACGCCAGTGCGGTGTTCCAGTGCATGGTCGTGGCCACGGTCGTCGGGGTCCTGATCGGTGTCGTCACGTACCGGCGGGAGTGGGCCGCCGGGCTCGCCACGACCACCACCGCCACCCTCCTGACCATCCCCTCCCTCGCCATGATCGGCCTGCTGATCCCGGTGGTGGGTCTCGGTGTGGCCCCGACGGTGATCGCCCTGACGCTGTACGGGCTGCTGCCGGTCGTGCGGAACGCGATCGTGGGCCTGCGCGGGGTCGATCCGGCGCTGGTGGACGCGGCGAAGGGCATCGGGATGTCCCGGCCCCTGCGGCTGCTGCGGGTCGAACTGCCGCTCGCCTGGCCGCCGATCCTCACGGGGATCCGGGTCTCCACACAGATGCTGATGGGCATCGCCGCGATCGCCGCGTACGCCTCCGGGCCGGGCCTCGGCAACGAGATCTTCCGCGGTATCGCCTCGCTGGGCAGCGCGAACGCCCTCAACCAGGTACTCGCGGGCACGCTCGGCATCGTCGCCCTCGCACTAATGTTCGATGCCGCGTATGTGCTGATCGGGCGGCTGACGATTCCGAGGGGGATCCGTGGCTGA
- a CDS encoding Lrp/AsnC family transcriptional regulator: MAIDHLDGRLIVLLAREPRIGVLEMSRRLGVARGTVQARLDRLQSNGVIRGFGPQVDPAALGYPVTAFATLQIRQGQGADVRAHLATVPEVLELHTTTGSGDMLCRLVARSNADLQRVIDRVVGFDGIVRAATAIVMENPVPLRIIPLVEQAALRE; this comes from the coding sequence ATGGCGATCGATCATCTGGACGGGCGGCTGATCGTCCTGCTCGCGCGCGAGCCGCGGATCGGGGTCCTGGAGATGTCACGGCGGCTGGGGGTCGCGCGGGGCACGGTGCAGGCCCGGCTCGACCGGCTTCAGTCGAATGGCGTCATCCGCGGATTCGGGCCCCAGGTGGATCCGGCCGCACTCGGCTACCCGGTCACGGCGTTCGCGACGCTGCAGATCAGGCAGGGTCAAGGGGCGGACGTACGGGCCCACTTGGCGACCGTGCCCGAGGTGCTGGAGCTGCACACGACGACCGGCAGCGGGGACATGCTGTGCCGGCTCGTGGCCCGTTCGAACGCCGATCTCCAGCGGGTGATCGACCGGGTCGTCGGTTTTGATGGCATCGTCCGGGCCGCCACGGCGATCGTCATGGAGAACCCCGTTCCACTGCGGATCATCCCGCTGGTGGAGCAGGCGGCGCTCCGCGAGTGA